The DNA window CCACGGGTAGACTATCCACGCCCACTCCTCCAGTCGCTCGCCGATGTAGTCGGGGTCGAACTCGCTCGTCTGGAGCAGTTGGAGGGTGGCGGTTCGGATTTCGCCCGCGTCGCGGTCCTCGACGTACTCCGCGGCGTGCTTGATGGACCCGCCCGTATCCGCGATGTCGTCGATGATGAGCACGTCCTTGCCCTCGACGCTCCCCTCGGGCATGGGGTAGCGGACTTCGGGTTCGCTCGACTTCTGGGCCGCCCCGACGTAGTGTTCCATCTTGAGGCTCGTCAGGTCGTCCAAGCCGAGGAAATCACAGATACATCGCCCGGCGAACCACCCGCCGCGTGCGAGCGCCACGATGACGTCCGGTTCGAATTCGGAAGTTTTCACCTGCTCGCTCACGTCGCGGCAGAGACTGTAGATGTAATCCCAGTTGGTGATGGTACATTTGAAATCGTCCGGGATATCGCTCATTCTATCCGAACGTCGCGCGTCGGCACACTTAACGGTTTACAGGTGGTCGCGTACCCCCAGTTGCACGCGTCGTCGAACCCCGAGAAATGCTCACTGCGGAGTGTATTCGACGGTTTGGAGATGACGGAGGGCACGCGCCGTCGCGTAGTGGTTCCCGTCCGCTATGGTCGGTCGTTCCCCGTGGAAACGCCACCACGCCAGCGCCATCAACTATATTACGATTCGCTCCTTAATATCATCGAATCAGGCAGTGAAACTACTGGAGACGGACCTGTCCTGACGCCCCCAAACCATGACGCACACACAAGAATTCGAACACCTCCTCGACTGCAAGAACGTCCTCGGCGTCGATTACGACGAGGAAACGAACACGCTCACGGTCTTCGTCTCGCAAAAGCTCCCGGACGCGGAACTCGACGACGAGGACAACGTGAAAAAGCGCGTCTCCGGCGTTACCGTCCGCGTCGAAGACGCGGGCTACGGCGACGAACGCGACGGGTTCGACGCGCTCGCCTTTCTCGAACCCCTCCCCGATGCCGAGGCGGGCCGCCACGACCGCCATCGACCGGTCGTCGGCGGTATCAGCGAAATCAACGCGAAATCGACGGCCGCGACCGCCGGGCCGTATCCCGCCCGCGTGACCGACACCGGCGCCGCGAACTGGGCCGAGTCGGTCTCCGAGGGCGACGTCGTTCGCCTCTCGAACAACCACGTCTACGCCCGGGTGAACGAAGGAGAGTTCGGCGAACCGGTCATCCAGCCATCGCCGAGGGACGGCGGGAGCATGCCGGACGACAAGACCGGCGAACTGCGCGGCTACGTTACCATCGACGACGGCGCGCTGGTGGACGTCGCGGCCCGCTCCGTTGACCCGGAGCGGGAATCGCCCGAGTACTACAAGTTGGACGACTCGTGGCCGACGAGCGTCCGCCGCGAGGACTACCGCTCGCTCAAGGGTCAGACGGTGACGAAGACGGGCCGCACCACCGGCGTTACGAGCGGCGACGTGAAAGCCACCGGCGCGAGCGTCCGCGTGAACTACGGCGACGCGGGCACCATCAAACTCCGCGACCAACTCATCGCGGGACCGATGTCGAAGGGCGGCGACAGCGGGTCGCCCGTCTTCCTCGATTCGACCGGCGAACTCGTCGGCCTGCTCTTCGCCGGGTCCGCGCGCCAGACCATCTTCTCCAAAATCGCGGCCGTCGAATCCGAACTCGGCGTCGAACTGCTGACCGAGGAACCCGGCGAGGGCGGGAGCGGTGGCGGTGGAAGCGGTGGCGGACGCGGCGGCGATGATGGTGGTCGTGGCGGAGACGGTGACGGCGGCCGTGGCGGTACGGGCGGAGGCGACGATGGGTCAGTTACCTACCGCGAGACGTTCGACACCACGGTCACGGTTTCGACCGACGGCCCGGAACTGTCCTTGGAGTCGTTCTCCGTGTCCGGCCCGACGGATTCTGGTAAGCAGGTGAAAGCGATCGCCGAGGTGTCCGGCACCGCCGTCGGAACCGGATGGCTCTCCGTGCAGGGGAACCGAACCACGTTCGAGTTGACCGACGACGACGCCCGCGACGGAGCCTTCGTCCGCGACGTCTCCCTGACCGTCGCAGTCCCCGACTCCTCGACGGATTCCTTCGATTTGCGCGTCACCGGCGGCTACGTCGTTCAGTCGTCGTAACGGCGTTCGAGTCGAGTTGGATCTCATTTTCATCGTTTCAGTAGTTAGTGCTGCCAATCACCCCGAAAATCGAGAGGACGACGTCCGAATACAACAAAAACTCGGCGTGAACGATTATCCGCTCTCATACGCGATTTGCCGGAGCCACCAAATGCAGACCATGGACAACAGTGTCGAGCCGAACATAAGCACGAATTTCAAGACCGAGCCAAACCCAAACAGTTCGCTCACCCTGCTGCCGAGCAAAATACCGACTGCAAGTGAGAGTGACCTCGTAGCTAGTCCCACATCTTTCAATGACTCATGCATTACTCTCGATACTGATTTGAAATATTTGAACTCCTCCTATTTCCTTTTGGTCGTGCTCGTTGCCGGACTCGTTCGACGCACGTTACCGGAGGCTACGTCGTTGAGTCGTCGTAATCGCCATCGGAACTGAATGCAAGGCGCACATCTTTCACCCCGCGCCTCCAGTTCGTTGCGTCCGTGGTGTTCTCGTAGCAGAACGAGGAGGAAAAACGGACGAGAAAACTCGACAGCATTCAGACGACGGCGAAGGTCGCAACGAGGCTCCAGAGGACGATGCCGAGGAGGTAGAACGTGAGAATCGCTCGGTTGTTCGTGGGGAGCGAGGACCCGACGTGCAACTGTGATGGTGCGGCGTCCGTTTCTACGAAGTCGTTTCCTTCACCACCTTCTATCGCCATGGTCGGGGCGCTTCCGGTCCGTGCATGGAGAAAGCAGAACACGAACAGGGACGCGATCAGCAGCAGGCCGATGGCTTTGCCATAGATGTATGCGAGCGGAACGACCGTTATACCCGCTGCGAGGACGGTGTACGCGAGGAGGGCGGAAACGAGAGTGTTTCGTTCCATAGCTTACTGCAACGAGTTGCAGGCCTAAGTTTTGTGAAGAAATCGATGTCTATTCGATTACGGTATCGAATCCGGCTATTCCGAACTAACAGGGGAAGTGCAGTCTGATTTCTGGGATTTCATCGCGTTTCGAGATGCGTGATTGGTTCGATAACTGAAGTAGAACATGCGACGGCAGTGAGGTCGAATTTTCGAATTTGGCCGGTTTGGACGGTTTACTTCCTGTGGGCAGTATAAGCGGTAGTGGAAAATATTCGGGATCTCGAATTGAGCTGGATACAGCACGTCATGCAATATAAGCGGAGATTTATTACCGCTTACACAGAATTATAGCGACAATGAGTACAGAACATCGCCGCACCCGGGGCAATGTGATCGGTATCGTGTCCATCTTACTCACTGCAATAGCGGTTCAACTCAGTGGATCACCACTCCCGGATTTCTTTGGCCTTGATACATTCGTTTGGTTCACTTTATTTGGACTCGGTGTGATTATACTACACACGGTGGGCGTTTTCGGAAAGTAACTTCTTCAGGTAGAAGAGGTCTACTAACACACATGGATGCCCTCGGTGAGAAGATCATCCAAGCCGATGCCCTTCTCTGGCACATCAGTAACGTTGGTGTTGGGATCGCGGTCTTCGTTGGTTGGCTCAAAACGACTATACAGTAGAAATCAGATAACAAACCAGTTGAAGATCGCAACGACAACGAGTAGCGGTGCAAGTACGCCGTATTTTACTAGCCGCCTCGTAAGATAGCGACGAAATTCCGTCGATTCTTGATCCGTAACCGCTAGAGGTAACGCATCAGTTCCGTAGAGTACTGGAGTTCCGTCCTCAATACGAAGGTTCCCGTATACTGTGAGTGTTGTTCCGTTCTCTATGGGCTTTGCCTGGACGTAGTACTGGCGTGCTCTGTCGCCTTTTGACTCGATCAGATCGATAACGTCTTCGATCTCATGTACGGTCTCGGTGCTCGTCAGATGGATGTATGGCGACGACCACATACTGGGCGAGACACTGATGGTTCTTGGTATTGTTGAGATGGTTGCCTCGGATAATGGAATTGTATTATGGGTGCGGATAAGCCACGTCGGATCGATCTTTGCAGTTCCCTCGTTGGTAGTAATCGAGAATTCCCCACATTCGATTCCGGACTCGTACCCCACTTTAGCCCGAGATATCGTTCTATCTTTTAGATCGATAACATAGAGGTTATCGCTATGTGAGATCCGCCACAGATATGCTCCTACTGCTGGATTATAAGCCGGAAATAGCTGGGTAGATCCCTCTGGAGGTGAGTCGACGGTTATGTCTCCTCGTAATAGGACTGTATCTCCTGTGTCAGTAATCTGTTTTTCTGTGTATGTCCCCGAGCGAATCAGCCAAAATATCTTGAGCGTACTGATTGCGTTGCTAAAATATGGTACCGACAATACTCCCGAAACTAGTGAGATAAAAATATTCAGTTCCATATACAGCCATCCATGCGTAAATGACGTATATATTTGCTGAATAGTCGTCTGAACCGGTCTGGATGCTCTCTTCGTAATATGAGAGAACTCATATCGGGTTTCTAGAATTCTTTGAGTTTGATACGCTTGCCAGTCTCGCTTAGTTCTGCGTAGTGCAACATGAGGCAGTGAGACAAACGGATCACAATCAATCCACTCTCCATATACCAGTGGACCACGTTTACTCCCGTCCGAAAAGCGGAAGCAGACGTGCTTACCGCCGCTACTCGATACGAACCGAATGTAATGGGTGTTTCTCATTCCTCCTCCACCGATAGTGAGAAATGTAGTGTGGCAGGAGAATCACGGAGTGATACCGAGGACGAGGGAGAACCGATTACGGACTCGGTTTGACCGTGGTTAGAATGGACAACGGGGAATCCAATTCAACCATCCCGCGGGTATCGAGAACCGAGGCTTAAACACCCCGTCGGACCATGCCCCGGTATGCAAACCTGTCGAACGCTGCTCGTGGACGCGTTCACGGACGAACCGCTGGCCGGAAACGCCGCCGGTGTGGTTCCCGACGCCGACGATTTGACGGCCGACCAGATGCAGGCCATCGCCCGCGAACTCTCGGTGAGCGAGACGGCCTTTTTTGTCGAAAGCGAGGACGCGGACCGCCGGGTCCGGTTCTTCACGCCGACGACGGAAATCGACCTCTGCGGACACGCGACGGTCGCCTCGCACGTCCACCTGCTCGAAGACGACCGCATCGAACCGGGAACGCACGCGCTCGAAACGAACGTCGGCGTGCTGGACATCGAGGTGGAAACGGACGGCACCGTCTGGATGACCCAAGACGACCCCGACGTCGAACCCGTCGATATCGAGTACGAACGACTGGGTGCGGCGCTCGGCATCGACCCGGCGGCGCTCCGCGATGTGGGCGAGGACCTCCCGCTGGCGGTTTCCTCGACGGGACTTCCCATTCTCATCGTCCCCGTCAACTTCCTCGAACACGTCGGCGGCGCGGACCCTGACATGGAGGCCATCGAGGAAATCGGGAACGAGGTCGGCGCGCTCGGCGTCTACGCCTTCACGTTCGACGCCATCGAGGCGGGCTCGACGCTCCACGGGCGGATGTTCGCCCCCGCGGTGGGGATTCCGGAGGACCCGGTGACGGGCACGGCGAGCGGGTCGGTCGCGGCGTATCTGGACGCGTACGACGCGTTCGACAACGAGGGCGAATCCGGGAATTTCCCGGACGAACTCCGCTTGGAGCAGGGTCACTTCGTTGACCGACCGGGATACGTGCGCGTGCGGGTCGATAATGAAACCGGCGTGCGAGTCGGGGGTCGGGCGACGACCGCGCTGGACGGCAGTTTGGTCGCCCCCGACGCGGCGGACGACGACATCATCGAGTGCTGACGACGGACGCGAACGACGTTATCGAATCCGACGATAGTCGTACGCTCCCCGGATATTTTCGTGAAAGTACGACCCGTGTGAGCGGGCGCTCAGGAGTTCCTGATACACCGATTGGGGAACGTCGGCGTACCGATACACGCCGCCGCTGTGGAACTCGATTTCGAGCGTCTCCTCCTCCGGGTCGTAGCCGACGCTCGCCAAACTGGTCGAATCTACGGGCGTCCGGGTTCGCGTCACGGACGCCAGCATGTCGTACGGGACGTATCCGACGACGCCCGCGTGGCGTCCCCGGAGGACGATTCCCTCGTTCCCTTCCTCGAATTCGTCGCACTCGATTCGTCTCGTTCGTTCGCCGTCGCGTGTGCGCGCTTTCATCGCCGAAGCCACGATTCGAACGACCCTCAACGCATCGGCCCGCAAATCATTGCTGTAAGTTATACAGAGGCACAGAAAGTTATTTATGTATAATCGCCATCTTCTATGGTGTGCCAATCCGGACGGTTCTACACGTCCATTTATCCAGTCCGTCGTGCTGTCCGGGTGGTCGGAGAAGCCATGACTAACAGCGAGACGCCAACCGAAACCGGAATTTCTACAGCCGCACCAAGCACGCGCGACCTGTCGAACGTCTTCGACGCTTTGCAACGCCCGGAACGTCGAACTGTCCTATCGTTCCTTCACGAGTGCGACGCCGACACCATCGAGTTGGACGAACTCGGAGCGCACGTTTCGTCTCGATTGACCGGTACGGATGAAACCCTCGTCCGGTCGATGCTTCATCACCACCATCTTCCCAAGCTGGCGGACTACGGGTTCATCGATTACGACAGAACGACCCTCGTAATCCGTCCGTGCGCCGACGTCGATGAGCTACTTCCCCTGTTCGTAGAATGATGAAAATCGCCCCCGGCGTCCTGGTGGCGATTCCAGAGTATATTCGGTTCTGAGTTACTTTTCCACGACGAACTGGTCGGAACATTCTTTATGTACCTGCTTGTTTCCCCCCATACGCAATGGTTGTACTCTGGCTGGACGAAATCAGTGCAAACGACCTCGAACTGGTCGGTGGCAAGGGGGCCTCGCTCGGTGAACTCACCGGTGCGAACCTCCCTGTCCCGCCGGGATTCGTCGTGACCGCCGAAACCTATCGACGGTTCATCGAAGAAACCGGTATCGCAGAAGAGCTGTTCGAGGCCGCTGACGTCGACACCGAGGATTCCGCGGCACTGGCGGAGGCCGAGTCGCGGGCGGAAGAGCTCATTCTCGGTACCGACATTCCTGAAGATATGCGCGAGGGTATCCTCGCCGCCTACGATAATCTAGATGACGGGAAGGCGTTCGTCGCGGTTCGCTCCTCCGCGACGGCGGAAGACCTCCCGGACGCGTCCTTCGCGGGACAACAGGAGACGTTCCTCAACATCACGCGCGACGATCTCGTCGAGCGAGTGAAAGAGTGTTGGGCGTCGCTGTTCACCCAGCGCGCTATCTACTACCGACAGGAGAAGGACTTCGACCACAGGAAAGTGGACATCGCCGTCGTCGTCCAGCGCATGGTGGACGCCGAAAAGAGCGGCGTCATGTTCACCAGCCACCCCTCGACCGGCGAGCCGAAGATAATCATCGAGGCCGCGTGGGGGCTCGGCGAGGCGGTCGTTTCCGGGTCCGTGTCGCCCGACAACTACGTCATCGACCGCGAAACCGGTGCGGCCGAGGACGTCACCATCGCCGACAAGAAGGTGATGCACGTGAAAGACCAGGACACCGGCGAGACGGTCGAACGAAGCGTTCCCGACGATAAACGGAACGCACGCGTCCTCTCGGAGGCCGACATCGACCGGCTCATCGAACTCGGCGAGGAGGTCGAGAGCCACTACGAAACCCCACAGGACGTGGAGTGGGCTATCGTGGACGGAGAGGTCTTCATGCTCCAGTCGCGTCCGATAACCACCATCAGCGACAACGGCACCATCGAGGCCGAGTCGTCCGAGGGCGTCGCCGACGGCAGCGGCGCGGCCGGAGCGGTCGGCGCGAGCGGTCACGAAATCCTCGTCGACGGACTCGGGGCCAGCCCCGGTATCGCGAGCGGCGCGGTCCGACTCGTCACGAAACTCGACCAACTCGACAAGGTGCGCGAGGGCGACATCATCGTCACCGAGATGACGACGCCCGACATGGTGCCCGCGATGAAGCGCGCGGCGGGCATCATCACGGACGAAGGTGGCATGACCAGCCACGCCGCCATCGTCTCGCGCGAACTCGGCGTCCCGGCCGTCGTCGGCTGTAGCAACGCCACCGATTCCCTCGAAGACGGGCAAGTCGTCACGTTGGACGGCGACAAGGGAACCATCCGCGAGGGCAAGCCCGAGCGAGAGACGGAGCGCGAGCCCATCGAGGAGGCGCGACCGAAGACCCCCGTCAAACCGATGACCGCGACGGAGGTCAAAGTGAACGTCTCCATCCCGGAGGCCGCGGAACGCGCCGCCGCCACGGGAGCCGACGGCGTCGGCCTGCTCCGAATGGAGCACATGATCCTCTCGACCAACAAGACGCCCGAACGCTACATCGAGGACCACGGCGTGGACGCCTACGTGGACGAAATCGTGGAGGGAATCCGCGGCGTCGCCGAGGAGTTCTACCCCCGACCCGTCCGCGTTCGCACGCTCGACGCGCCGACCGACGAGTTCCAACAGCTCCAAGGGGGCGAGAACGAGCCGAACGAGCACAACCCGATGCTCGGCTGGCGCGGCATCCGCCGGAGCCTCGACAAGCCCGGCGTCTTCCAGCACGAACTCGACGCCTTCAGCGAGCTGTACGACATGGGCTACGACAACGTACAGATCATGTTCCCGCTCGTCAACGACGCGGAGGACGTCCTCCGCGCCCGTCGGCTGATGGCCGAATCGGGCATCGACCCCGACAAACGCTCGTGGGGCGTGATGATAGAGACGCCCGCGAGCGCGCTCCAAATCGAGGAGATGGCACAAGCGGGCATCAAGTTCGCCAGTTTCGGCACCAACGACCTCACCCAGTACACCCTCGCGGTGGACCGCAACAACGAGAACGTCGCCAACCGGTTCGACGAACTCCACCCCGCCGTCCTCGAACTCATCGGCCAAACCATCGACTGCTGCCGCGAACACGACATCAACACGAGCATCTGCGGGCAGGCCGGGTCGAAACCGGAGATGGTTCGCTTCCTCGTCAACCGCGGCGTGTCGTCTATCTCGGCGAACATCGACGCCGTGCGCGACGTGCAACACGAAGTCAAACGCGTCGAGCAGAAACTGATGTTGGATTCGGTGCGGTAACGAGCAATCCGATTTTTCGAACGATTTCGGAAAGCGCTCCAACACCGTATTTGCTCGCCGCTAAAGCGTGGTTCGCCGGGCGAGCAGTAGGGAGGGTAGCTTATTCACCGGAATAGATTGGATGTGGTCTACCAACTACTCGTTTAAACAGAAACAGTACAGCAGTATCCGACGCTACGAGGAGAACGATACTCACAACGATAATCACGACTTGAGTCGAGGTCGAGAGTAATCCAAGGGAGACGATAAGCGTCGTTGCGCAGGCGGGAGCGTGAATCATGTCGGTTGCAATCATCGCCCAACTAGTGAGAACAATCGAGACGACTGCACTCGCAACGAGGTGAAATTCTTCAGCTGAGCGGGCGGGGGGCAGTGCTGTGATCGCTGCACCATCTCCAAGCAAATGAAACGCAACAAATCCGGCGACACCGCCGATGAGATGCCCCCCGACAATCCGATACACCTGTCGTCGGTCTCTCCGGCGCTCGAACGCCAGCATGAATGCGGATGGGCCAAGGCTCGGGAAGATAAACGGCTCACCACTCATCCATGCAACGAATCCGAGAACGGCGAACAGAAATCCCGCATAGAGACCGGTTTCAACGTGCTGTCTCATACCGATTTGTCAGCCCTTTTCATCGACATACCCTTTGTAGACGTATCGAAGACAACCGTTGTATGTACTTCTATTCGCTGTCGGTGCCGACCGTGAACCAGTCTTCCTATCCCGACAACTTTTCTTCAATTTTATATGTCAGACCGGGTAATTGTCGCGGGAGATGAATTGGAAACCGGCCGGTATCGCCCTCCTCACGGCGATGATTCTCGTTGCAGGTTGTCTCGGTGGTCACGCCGGGACGACGAATGTCGCATCGGATACGACCACACAGACGGCATCGTCCACGACGACAGCCACGACCACCACCGAAACGACGATTTCCCCGGCGGATGCCGACCTCCCGCCGGGTGTTACGACCGACGGGATTTCGGACGTGGACGCGCTGGTTTCGGCCCACGAATCCGCCCTGCGCGAAACCGGCTTTCAGTTCGAGGCCCGCCAAACGTCCCGCGCGGACGGCAATACCACAGTCGCCGTCCAGCACGGCCGCGCCACCGCGGGGCTGTCCACCGTGTTCACGCGGCTGAACATGACCGGTAATTTCCACTATCGGAGCACGGTGTGGAAAAACGACTCCACCGTGATTTCGCGCGGCACGAGCGAGGAGGGGACGCGGTACCGAATCCGTCCGCGAGAAGAACGCGGCGTGGCGAAATCGAACACGATTCGGTCGATACTCCACACCGGGGAGTTCGCCATCGACCACGTAGCGAGCGTCGATGACGGAACCCGAATCACGCTTCACGCCGACCGATTCTCCGGGAACGGCGGCTTCGAGAACGTCACCGATTACGACGCCACGCTGGTCGTGGATTCGGCCGGTCGCGTTCACCGCTTCCACCGATTCATCGAAACCGATGGGCGAACCCGGTCCATCGACTTCGAATTCCTCGCGGCGCGCTCGGACGCCATCGACCGTCCCGAGTGGACCGACGAGGCGGGGCGGGCGGTCCACGCCGACCTTCGAACCACGACCGACTCCGGCCGTCTCGAAATCGAACACCGCGGCGGCGACGCGCTTCCGGCCGGTTCGAGCATCGAACTCGGCCACAATGGAACGACGTACGCGGCGACGTTCGAGCACGCGCTCGAACCCGGCGAGACGGCGTACTTTTACTTCCCGAGCGACGGCGGCGACCCGATGCTGACCCGGACCGACCCAGGTCGTGACGCTGGCACGCGGTTCGAGGGCAGTTATTCGCTGACCATCGTCACCGCGTCCGACGTCATCGTCCAGTCGAGCGGCTTTTCCGTCGGGTACGACGAGTCGAGCGCGCCGTAGCGAGCCGTCGCGTAACGGAACCAATAAACGGGTTGCGTCGAATTCTGGGGTATGCAGGTGGCCGCGAGCCAATCGTTCCGCCGGGTACTTTCCTCGATGTGTACCGAACCGCATCCGGCGGCGCGCGACGCCGCCGAACGATTCTTGGCGTCGAATCCGGGCGACCCGACGACGTACCCCTCCGTCTCGGCGTTGGAGGATGAGGCCGTATCACTGCTCGGTGATATCACCGGGCTTTCGAATCCGCACGGCTACGTCGCGAGCGGCGGCACGGAGGCGAACATCCAAGCGGTTCGAGCGGCGCGTAACCTCGCGGCGACGGACGACCCCAACGTCGTCGCGCCCGAGAGCGCCCACTTCAGTTTTCAGAAGGCGGCGGACGTGCTCGGCGTCGAACTCCGACTCGCGGCGGTTGCGGACGACCGCCGCGCCGACCCGGACGCGATGGCCGAACTGGTGGACGACGACACCGTTCTCGTGGTCGGCATCGCGGGAACGACCGAATACGGGCGCGTAGACCCG is part of the Haladaptatus paucihalophilus DX253 genome and encodes:
- a CDS encoding phosphoribosyltransferase, whose translation is MSDIPDDFKCTITNWDYIYSLCRDVSEQVKTSEFEPDVIVALARGGWFAGRCICDFLGLDDLTSLKMEHYVGAAQKSSEPEVRYPMPEGSVEGKDVLIIDDIADTGGSIKHAAEYVEDRDAGEIRTATLQLLQTSEFDPDYIGERLEEWAWIVYPWNFIEDMIDITSGALDRADDEVFTKDDIRHYLNEYHDVERIQMEIAQPDRLSEVLEEMVRRDVLSREDDGWRLLENSTGVQ
- a CDS encoding chymotrypsin family serine protease, which gives rise to MTHTQEFEHLLDCKNVLGVDYDEETNTLTVFVSQKLPDAELDDEDNVKKRVSGVTVRVEDAGYGDERDGFDALAFLEPLPDAEAGRHDRHRPVVGGISEINAKSTAATAGPYPARVTDTGAANWAESVSEGDVVRLSNNHVYARVNEGEFGEPVIQPSPRDGGSMPDDKTGELRGYVTIDDGALVDVAARSVDPERESPEYYKLDDSWPTSVRREDYRSLKGQTVTKTGRTTGVTSGDVKATGASVRVNYGDAGTIKLRDQLIAGPMSKGGDSGSPVFLDSTGELVGLLFAGSARQTIFSKIAAVESELGVELLTEEPGEGGSGGGGSGGGRGGDDGGRGGDGDGGRGGTGGGDDGSVTYRETFDTTVTVSTDGPELSLESFSVSGPTDSGKQVKAIAEVSGTAVGTGWLSVQGNRTTFELTDDDARDGAFVRDVSLTVAVPDSSTDSFDLRVTGGYVVQSS
- a CDS encoding PhzF family phenazine biosynthesis protein; the encoded protein is MQTCRTLLVDAFTDEPLAGNAAGVVPDADDLTADQMQAIARELSVSETAFFVESEDADRRVRFFTPTTEIDLCGHATVASHVHLLEDDRIEPGTHALETNVGVLDIEVETDGTVWMTQDDPDVEPVDIEYERLGAALGIDPAALRDVGEDLPLAVSSTGLPILIVPVNFLEHVGGADPDMEAIEEIGNEVGALGVYAFTFDAIEAGSTLHGRMFAPAVGIPEDPVTGTASGSVAAYLDAYDAFDNEGESGNFPDELRLEQGHFVDRPGYVRVRVDNETGVRVGGRATTALDGSLVAPDAADDDIIEC
- a CDS encoding KTSC domain-containing protein; translated protein: MKARTRDGERTRRIECDEFEEGNEGIVLRGRHAGVVGYVPYDMLASVTRTRTPVDSTSLASVGYDPEEETLEIEFHSGGVYRYADVPQSVYQELLSARSHGSYFHENIRGAYDYRRIR
- a CDS encoding DUF7344 domain-containing protein; protein product: MTNSETPTETGISTAAPSTRDLSNVFDALQRPERRTVLSFLHECDADTIELDELGAHVSSRLTGTDETLVRSMLHHHHLPKLADYGFIDYDRTTLVIRPCADVDELLPLFVE
- the ppsA gene encoding pyruvate, water dikinase, coding for MVVLWLDEISANDLELVGGKGASLGELTGANLPVPPGFVVTAETYRRFIEETGIAEELFEAADVDTEDSAALAEAESRAEELILGTDIPEDMREGILAAYDNLDDGKAFVAVRSSATAEDLPDASFAGQQETFLNITRDDLVERVKECWASLFTQRAIYYRQEKDFDHRKVDIAVVVQRMVDAEKSGVMFTSHPSTGEPKIIIEAAWGLGEAVVSGSVSPDNYVIDRETGAAEDVTIADKKVMHVKDQDTGETVERSVPDDKRNARVLSEADIDRLIELGEEVESHYETPQDVEWAIVDGEVFMLQSRPITTISDNGTIEAESSEGVADGSGAAGAVGASGHEILVDGLGASPGIASGAVRLVTKLDQLDKVREGDIIVTEMTTPDMVPAMKRAAGIITDEGGMTSHAAIVSRELGVPAVVGCSNATDSLEDGQVVTLDGDKGTIREGKPERETEREPIEEARPKTPVKPMTATEVKVNVSIPEAAERAAATGADGVGLLRMEHMILSTNKTPERYIEDHGVDAYVDEIVEGIRGVAEEFYPRPVRVRTLDAPTDEFQQLQGGENEPNEHNPMLGWRGIRRSLDKPGVFQHELDAFSELYDMGYDNVQIMFPLVNDAEDVLRARRLMAESGIDPDKRSWGVMIETPASALQIEEMAQAGIKFASFGTNDLTQYTLAVDRNNENVANRFDELHPAVLELIGQTIDCCREHDINTSICGQAGSKPEMVRFLVNRGVSSISANIDAVRDVQHEVKRVEQKLMLDSVR
- a CDS encoding HPP family protein, whose product is MRQHVETGLYAGFLFAVLGFVAWMSGEPFIFPSLGPSAFMLAFERRRDRRQVYRIVGGHLIGGVAGFVAFHLLGDGAAITALPPARSAEEFHLVASAVVSIVLTSWAMIATDMIHAPACATTLIVSLGLLSTSTQVVIIVVSIVLLVASDTAVLFLFKRVVGRPHPIYSGE
- a CDS encoding glycoside hydrolase family 15 protein, coding for MNWKPAGIALLTAMILVAGCLGGHAGTTNVASDTTTQTASSTTTATTTTETTISPADADLPPGVTTDGISDVDALVSAHESALRETGFQFEARQTSRADGNTTVAVQHGRATAGLSTVFTRLNMTGNFHYRSTVWKNDSTVISRGTSEEGTRYRIRPREERGVAKSNTIRSILHTGEFAIDHVASVDDGTRITLHADRFSGNGGFENVTDYDATLVVDSAGRVHRFHRFIETDGRTRSIDFEFLAARSDAIDRPEWTDEAGRAVHADLRTTTDSGRLEIEHRGGDALPAGSSIELGHNGTTYAATFEHALEPGETAYFYFPSDGGDPMLTRTDPGRDAGTRFEGSYSLTIVTASDVIVQSSGFSVGYDESSAP